The following are from one region of the uncultured Hyphomonas sp. genome:
- a CDS encoding PA0069 family radical SAM protein has product MRTGQKLSPKGRVSLIDTQAAAERATQRGRGAVSNQTGRFEKETRFTFDDGWDTIEQDAARIETLVMPETARKVITFNRSPDISFDRTINPYRGCEHGCIYCFARPSHAFHGLSAGLDFESRLFYKTNAIRQLEWELSRPGYVCRPIALGMNTDAYQPIERTYKMTRQVLEILAAHNHPVSLLTKSALIQRDMDLLAPMAEKGLVRAGMSITTLDRALSRKMEPRAATPQRRLETVRALSEAGIPVTVMTAPVIPALNDHEIEALLEAAAAHGAGGAGYVLLRLPYEIKDLFHEWLVQHVPDRAAKVINTMRDIRGGKDYDAQWGERMRGRGPVADLISKRFARATKRLGLGNARPSLRTDLFAPPVQPGSQMALDL; this is encoded by the coding sequence ATGCGTACCGGACAGAAACTCTCCCCCAAAGGCCGCGTCAGCCTGATCGACACACAGGCCGCCGCCGAACGCGCCACGCAGCGCGGACGCGGGGCTGTCTCGAACCAGACCGGACGGTTCGAGAAAGAGACCCGTTTCACCTTCGATGATGGCTGGGACACGATCGAACAGGATGCCGCCCGGATCGAGACGCTGGTGATGCCGGAAACGGCGCGGAAGGTGATCACCTTCAACCGTTCGCCCGACATTTCGTTCGACCGCACAATCAACCCCTATCGCGGCTGCGAGCATGGCTGCATCTATTGCTTCGCCCGGCCGAGCCATGCCTTCCACGGGCTGTCCGCCGGTCTCGATTTCGAAAGCCGGCTTTTCTACAAGACCAATGCGATCCGGCAGCTGGAATGGGAACTTTCCCGCCCCGGCTATGTCTGCCGCCCCATCGCGCTGGGCATGAACACCGACGCCTACCAACCGATCGAGCGGACCTACAAGATGACCCGGCAGGTGCTGGAAATACTGGCGGCGCATAATCACCCGGTCAGCCTGCTGACGAAATCTGCCCTGATCCAGCGCGACATGGACCTGCTGGCCCCAATGGCCGAGAAAGGCCTGGTGCGGGCTGGTATGTCGATCACCACGCTGGATCGCGCGCTCAGCCGCAAGATGGAGCCGCGCGCGGCCACCCCGCAGCGGCGGCTGGAAACGGTGCGCGCCCTCAGCGAGGCAGGCATTCCGGTCACCGTCATGACCGCGCCGGTCATCCCGGCTCTGAACGATCATGAGATCGAGGCCCTGCTGGAAGCCGCCGCCGCCCATGGCGCGGGCGGTGCGGGCTATGTGCTGCTGCGCCTGCCTTATGAGATCAAGGACCTGTTCCATGAATGGCTGGTCCAGCATGTGCCCGACCGGGCCGCAAAGGTGATCAACACGATGCGCGACATACGCGGCGGCAAGGATTACGACGCCCAATGGGGCGAACGCATGCGCGGGCGCGGGCCTGTAGCGGACCTGATCTCGAAACGCTTCGCCCGGGCAACCAAACGGCTCGGTCTCGGCAATGCGCGCCCGTCGCTGCGCACGGACCTGTTCGCCCCGCCGGTTCAGCCGGGCAGCCAGATGGCGCTGGACCTCTAG
- a CDS encoding BLUF domain-containing protein — MFRLIYVSTAKFGLAESDLSNILEEATTANAQRGITGVLLFNGLNFLQMLEGKQRDVREVFQRIVRDSRHASVVTILQEAADEPVFPDWSMQLKTRPSTANPGFGEGTDFSDVTERGMPEHLSRIFANFDTLKG; from the coding sequence ATGTTCCGGCTTATCTATGTCAGCACGGCCAAATTCGGTCTGGCAGAGAGCGACCTCTCCAACATCCTCGAAGAAGCGACAACGGCCAATGCCCAACGCGGCATTACCGGCGTCCTGTTGTTCAACGGGCTGAATTTCCTGCAGATGCTCGAAGGTAAGCAGCGCGACGTGAGGGAGGTTTTCCAGCGCATCGTCCGGGATTCGCGCCACGCATCGGTGGTCACGATCCTGCAGGAAGCGGCAGATGAGCCGGTCTTCCCCGACTGGTCCATGCAGCTCAAGACGAGACCCTCCACGGCCAATCCCGGCTTCGGGGAAGGCACAGACTTCTCTGACGTGACCGAACGCGGCATGCCGGAACATCTGTCGCGGATCTTCGCAAATTTCGACACGCTGAAGGGCTGA
- a CDS encoding LysE family translocator, with protein sequence MIALLVFLFPLAYSPGPGNMFFAANGARFGVRATIPASIGYHLATWIVTAAIGFGFMATLERLPGLFLAIKWAGSAYVLYLAWKLFRAGAVETAEDARPAGLMDGVVLLVLNPKAYVIIALMFSQFLNGSGGSPAGAVLGITTVFTLNNLVAFTVWTLIGDRIAAQFSEERHAHLLNRLFGLVLAGVAIWMMVG encoded by the coding sequence ATGATTGCCTTGCTCGTCTTCCTGTTCCCGCTCGCCTACAGCCCCGGCCCGGGAAACATGTTTTTTGCTGCGAATGGGGCGCGCTTCGGTGTTCGGGCCACCATCCCGGCCAGTATCGGCTATCACCTCGCGACATGGATCGTGACGGCGGCCATCGGGTTCGGGTTCATGGCAACGCTGGAGCGTCTGCCGGGCCTGTTCCTGGCGATTAAATGGGCCGGGTCTGCCTATGTGCTCTATCTCGCCTGGAAGCTGTTCCGGGCCGGCGCAGTCGAGACCGCCGAAGACGCGCGGCCGGCAGGCCTCATGGACGGTGTGGTCCTGCTGGTCCTTAACCCGAAAGCCTATGTCATCATTGCCCTGATGTTCAGCCAGTTCCTGAACGGGTCAGGCGGCTCCCCTGCCGGCGCGGTGCTGGGGATCACGACCGTGTTCACGCTCAACAATCTCGTGGCCTTCACAGTGTGGACGCTGATCGGGGACAGAATCGCGGCCCAGTTCAGCGAGGAACGCCATGCGCACCTGCTGAACAGGCTGTTCGGCCTTGTCCTGGCAGGTGTCGCAATCTGGATGATGGTGGGCTGA
- a CDS encoding YoaK family protein yields MVCDDIVLLIRGIPGLRNIRADLPVSGEMRKSRDILMQQNSESRRRDAQMKQPFAHLSMPQGFVSLLLNAVAGYIDAVGYLALLSSIRMFPSFMSGNLTKIVTSVANGDGTTSLKITGAVFAFFMGSVMGRLVNAGKPRRDPASLALVAGVLGVSTVNLMMGGHEYLTLVALAAAMGMINHSFSGNMDFYVRTFLSGMLVALAGTLADVIAGRANWREMVVPLATLLSVLGGAFAGALMVIHLPLTVSITLPTAVITIVVIALLTGLVRPDDNEALED; encoded by the coding sequence TTGGTCTGCGATGACATCGTGCTGTTGATACGCGGTATCCCGGGCCTAAGAAATATCCGGGCGGACCTGCCGGTGTCCGGCGAAATGAGAAAGAGTCGGGACATCCTGATGCAGCAGAATTCCGAATCCCGCAGGCGGGATGCCCAAATGAAACAGCCGTTCGCGCACCTGTCGATGCCGCAGGGATTTGTATCGCTGCTCCTCAATGCAGTTGCCGGATATATCGATGCGGTCGGATATCTTGCCTTGCTGTCCTCGATCCGGATGTTTCCCTCTTTCATGAGCGGCAACCTGACCAAAATCGTGACCAGTGTCGCCAATGGCGACGGTACGACCTCTTTGAAAATTACCGGTGCGGTTTTCGCCTTCTTTATGGGGAGCGTTATGGGTCGCCTGGTGAACGCGGGCAAACCCCGGCGCGATCCGGCGTCGCTGGCGCTGGTCGCGGGGGTGCTCGGCGTCTCGACAGTCAATCTGATGATGGGCGGCCACGAATATCTGACGCTGGTGGCTCTGGCGGCCGCGATGGGCATGATCAATCATTCTTTCAGCGGGAATATGGATTTCTACGTTCGCACGTTCCTGAGCGGAATGTTGGTGGCACTCGCCGGAACGCTGGCCGATGTGATCGCCGGGCGTGCAAACTGGCGTGAAATGGTGGTCCCGTTGGCAACATTGCTCAGCGTCCTGGGCGGGGCCTTCGCAGGGGCTTTGATGGTCATCCACCTGCCGCTTACCGTCTCGATCACCCTTCCGACCGCCGTGATCACAATCGTCGTCATCGCCTTGCTGACCGGACTGGTCAGGCCCGATGATAACGAGGCGCTGGAAGACTGA
- a CDS encoding DUF2064 domain-containing protein, which produces MGRPTLLVFAKPPRIGLSKTRLAKGIGPAAARRIAGFTQAHTFRAALQSGCDTIIYAAPDSALRSVTTTGWPAHLPRRSQGEGTLTERLEKGLNEAPPGPVLFIGTDAPDVSAALLRQAVRLLTRNDAVFGPAEDGGFWLFGINKSGRTQSPFGNVRWSGPHAMQDVWSNLPGHASIGLLPMLMDIDELSDWRAWNRRDLA; this is translated from the coding sequence ATGGGACGTCCAACTCTTCTCGTTTTCGCCAAGCCCCCGCGCATCGGCCTGTCCAAGACACGGCTGGCCAAAGGCATCGGCCCGGCGGCCGCCCGGCGCATCGCCGGCTTCACACAGGCGCACACTTTCCGCGCGGCCCTGCAGTCCGGCTGTGACACGATCATCTATGCCGCGCCGGACAGCGCGCTGCGCAGCGTCACCACGACAGGATGGCCCGCCCACCTGCCGCGCCGCAGCCAGGGTGAGGGCACGCTGACGGAACGGCTGGAAAAAGGGCTGAACGAAGCCCCGCCCGGCCCTGTCCTGTTCATCGGGACAGACGCGCCGGACGTCTCGGCCGCCTTGCTGCGTCAGGCAGTGCGCCTGCTGACCCGGAATGATGCGGTCTTTGGCCCGGCGGAGGATGGCGGGTTCTGGCTGTTCGGCATCAACAAGAGCGGCCGGACCCAATCGCCTTTCGGGAACGTACGCTGGTCCGGCCCGCATGCGATGCAGGATGTGTGGTCGAACCTGCCCGGCCACGCGAGTATCGGCCTGTTGCCGATGCTGATGGATATCGACGAGTTGAGCGACTGGCGCGCCTGGAACCGCAGGGACCTCGCTTGA
- a CDS encoding trimeric intracellular cation channel family protein has product MIIDLNLILSWANPVGAFVFALSGGIVAVRNKMDIFGAVVLAIITAVGGGTIRDIILNQPVFWLSDPLTIWCAIAGGVIAFFLHSFVNALKPIRWADALGLAIFAIAGAAKTASLGHDPLFVVIMGVLTGTGGGVLRDVVANRDPLLLKEDIYATAALVGAGLYAVLHFSGFPESWAFASGMLVAFILRGAALIFGWHLPKSQP; this is encoded by the coding sequence ATGATCATCGACCTTAATCTCATCCTCTCCTGGGCGAACCCCGTTGGTGCCTTCGTGTTCGCCCTGTCCGGCGGCATTGTCGCCGTGCGCAACAAGATGGACATTTTCGGGGCCGTCGTGCTGGCGATCATCACGGCTGTCGGTGGCGGCACGATCCGCGACATCATCCTGAATCAGCCGGTCTTCTGGCTGAGCGACCCGCTGACCATCTGGTGTGCGATCGCGGGCGGTGTGATCGCGTTCTTCCTGCACAGCTTCGTCAATGCGCTCAAACCGATCCGCTGGGCAGACGCCCTGGGCCTCGCCATTTTCGCCATCGCCGGCGCGGCCAAGACCGCCAGCCTCGGGCACGACCCGCTGTTCGTGGTGATCATGGGCGTCCTGACCGGAACGGGCGGCGGTGTGCTGCGCGATGTCGTCGCCAACCGCGATCCGCTGTTGCTGAAAGAGGATATCTACGCGACCGCCGCACTGGTTGGCGCGGGGCTTTATGCGGTGCTGCACTTTTCAGGTTTTCCGGAAAGCTGGGCGTTCGCCTCCGGTATGCTGGTCGCGTTCATCCTGCGCGGGGCCGCGCTGATTTTCGGCTGGCACCTGCCGAAGAGCCAGCCGTAA
- a CDS encoding thioredoxin domain-containing protein: MSGLTRRLAAAALACVTLAAPAIAQDASTKPETATELGWIEGEADAPVTVIEYFSPTCSHCKEFAEEVLPVVEKNYISTGKVRFILREWVRNPVDTTIMTQARCLPKKDGLSYLKDIFARQDEIFVAAQVGTLPGTLQIVGTPYGITDREKLDACYKDMDIRFDMMDVEKTAEEYDIHATPTFIVDGTVHPATTALMSPEGFTAFLDAELAKTAPSTN; this comes from the coding sequence ATGTCAGGACTGACCCGACGCCTCGCCGCCGCCGCACTCGCTTGCGTCACCCTTGCCGCTCCGGCCATTGCCCAGGACGCATCAACGAAGCCGGAGACGGCAACCGAGCTTGGCTGGATCGAAGGCGAGGCAGATGCGCCCGTCACCGTCATCGAGTATTTCTCGCCGACCTGCAGCCATTGCAAAGAGTTCGCGGAAGAGGTCCTGCCGGTCGTTGAGAAGAACTATATTTCCACCGGCAAGGTGCGCTTCATCCTGCGCGAATGGGTCCGCAACCCGGTCGACACGACCATCATGACCCAGGCCCGCTGCCTGCCGAAGAAAGACGGCCTGTCCTATCTCAAAGACATTTTCGCGCGTCAGGACGAGATCTTTGTCGCCGCGCAGGTCGGGACGCTTCCGGGCACGCTGCAGATTGTGGGCACGCCCTACGGGATTACCGACAGGGAGAAACTGGACGCCTGCTACAAGGACATGGATATCCGTTTCGACATGATGGACGTCGAGAAAACGGCGGAGGAATATGACATCCACGCCACGCCAACCTTCATTGTCGATGGCACCGTCCATCCGGCCACCACCGCCCTGATGTCACCGGAAGGCTTCACCGCTTTCCTTGACGCGGAGCTGGCCAAAACCGCCCCTTCAACCAACTGA
- the adh gene encoding aldehyde dehydrogenase, translating into MADTQILDTSDMKAPFRERYDNFIGGKFVAPNAGRYFDNTSPVNGKVICQIARSDASDVEMALDAAHAAKDAWGQASVADRAGMLNKIADVLEENLELIATCETWDNGKPIRETMAADVPLAIDHFRYFAGCIRAQEGSISEIDHDTVAYHFHEPLGVVGQIIPWNFPLLMAAWKLAPALAAGNCVVLKPAEQTPATILVFAELIADILPPGVLNIVNGFGLEAGKPLASSNRIAKIAFTGETTTGRLIMQYASENLIPVTLELGGKSPNIFFEDVMRADDDYLDKAIEGFVMFALNQGEVCTCPSRALIHENIYDRFMERALKRVAEIKQGNPLDPATMIGAQASSEQKEKILSYFDIGRQEGAEVLIGGEAANLGGELSGGYYVQPTVLKGHNKMRVFQEEIFGPVVSVTTFKDEADALAIANDTLYGLGAGVWSREANICYRFGRGIQAGRVWTNCYHAYPAHAAFGGYKQSGIGRENHSKMLDHYQQTKNMLVSYSPKKLGFF; encoded by the coding sequence ATGGCCGACACACAAATTCTCGACACATCCGACATGAAAGCACCGTTCCGTGAACGGTATGACAATTTCATCGGCGGCAAGTTCGTTGCGCCAAATGCCGGGCGCTATTTCGACAACACTTCCCCGGTGAACGGAAAGGTGATCTGCCAGATCGCCCGGTCCGATGCCAGCGACGTTGAAATGGCGCTGGACGCCGCTCACGCTGCCAAAGACGCCTGGGGCCAGGCCTCGGTGGCCGACCGCGCAGGCATGCTGAACAAGATCGCCGACGTGCTGGAGGAAAACCTCGAACTCATCGCGACCTGCGAAACCTGGGACAATGGCAAGCCGATCCGCGAAACCATGGCCGCAGATGTGCCGCTCGCCATCGACCATTTCCGTTACTTCGCAGGCTGCATCCGCGCACAGGAAGGCAGCATTTCAGAGATCGACCATGACACGGTCGCCTATCATTTCCATGAACCGCTCGGCGTGGTCGGACAGATCATTCCGTGGAACTTCCCCCTTCTGATGGCGGCATGGAAACTCGCCCCGGCGCTGGCCGCCGGGAATTGCGTGGTGCTGAAGCCGGCCGAGCAGACCCCGGCCACGATTCTGGTGTTCGCTGAGCTGATTGCAGATATCCTCCCACCCGGCGTGCTCAACATCGTGAACGGCTTCGGCCTGGAGGCGGGCAAACCGCTCGCCTCCAGTAACCGCATCGCCAAGATCGCCTTTACGGGTGAGACGACGACGGGCCGGCTGATCATGCAGTATGCATCCGAAAACCTGATCCCGGTGACGCTGGAACTGGGCGGCAAGTCTCCGAACATCTTCTTCGAGGATGTGATGCGTGCGGACGATGACTATCTCGACAAGGCGATCGAAGGCTTCGTCATGTTCGCCCTGAACCAGGGCGAGGTGTGCACCTGTCCGTCGCGCGCCCTGATCCATGAAAACATCTATGACCGCTTCATGGAACGCGCCCTCAAGCGCGTGGCCGAGATCAAGCAGGGCAACCCGCTGGACCCGGCCACGATGATCGGCGCGCAGGCGAGCTCTGAGCAGAAAGAGAAGATCCTCTCTTACTTCGACATCGGCCGGCAGGAAGGCGCAGAAGTGCTGATCGGCGGCGAAGCGGCCAATCTCGGCGGGGAGCTTTCCGGCGGGTATTACGTCCAGCCCACCGTCCTTAAGGGCCACAACAAGATGCGTGTGTTCCAGGAGGAAATCTTCGGCCCGGTCGTCTCCGTCACGACGTTCAAGGACGAAGCCGACGCCCTCGCCATCGCCAATGACACGCTCTACGGCCTCGGCGCCGGCGTGTGGAGCCGCGAGGCGAACATCTGCTACCGCTTCGGCCGCGGCATTCAGGCCGGGCGCGTGTGGACCAATTGCTACCACGCCTATCCGGCCCATGCGGCCTTCGGCGGGTACAAGCAGTCCGGCATCGGCCGCGAGAACCATTCGAAGATGCTGGATCATTACCAGCAGACCAAGAACATGCTGGTGTCCTACTCTCCGAAAAAGCTCGGCTTCTTCTGA
- the mutY gene encoding A/G-specific adenine glycosylase, with amino-acid sequence MTTTGRQAVSKHEDLNKLPADLLAWFDRHGRDLPWRMALGERRDPYRVWLAEIMLQQTTIPHGTPYFLRFTDRWPSVEALAAAKDEEVMTAWAGLGYYARARNLLKCAREIAERGSWPETAAELKKLPGIGPYTAGAIAAIAFNQPAAAVDGNVDRVFARLLALKGDWAQEKKRLHKEVERLVPEDRPGDFAEALMDLGATVCTPTKPNCLICPVSNYCRAKAEGDPERYPIKPPKKAKPIRRGAAYVAIHKGEVLLQRRPDKGLLGGMAGLPTSDWVEGEWSDPSPPFKANWEEIGDVRHVFTHFDLRLTVQRADLPRRPKADGFWVPLDEVEGLPSVFAKAFRLAIAGK; translated from the coding sequence ATGACGACAACGGGAAGGCAGGCTGTGTCGAAACACGAGGATTTGAACAAACTGCCTGCAGATCTGCTGGCCTGGTTCGACCGGCATGGGCGTGACCTCCCCTGGCGCATGGCCCTGGGCGAGCGGCGCGATCCCTACCGTGTCTGGCTGGCTGAGATCATGTTGCAGCAGACGACGATCCCCCACGGCACGCCGTATTTCCTCAGATTTACAGATCGCTGGCCCAGCGTGGAGGCGCTGGCCGCGGCGAAGGATGAAGAGGTCATGACGGCCTGGGCCGGGCTTGGCTATTACGCCCGGGCCCGGAACCTGCTGAAATGTGCGCGGGAGATTGCGGAACGTGGCAGCTGGCCGGAGACGGCGGCGGAGCTGAAAAAGCTGCCGGGGATCGGCCCCTATACCGCGGGCGCCATTGCCGCGATTGCATTCAACCAGCCGGCCGCCGCGGTAGACGGGAATGTCGACCGGGTCTTCGCGCGCCTCCTGGCCCTGAAGGGGGACTGGGCGCAGGAGAAAAAGCGCCTCCATAAGGAAGTGGAACGCCTCGTACCCGAAGACCGTCCGGGCGATTTCGCCGAAGCGCTGATGGACCTCGGCGCGACCGTGTGCACGCCGACAAAGCCGAACTGCCTGATCTGCCCGGTTTCGAACTATTGCCGCGCCAAAGCGGAAGGTGACCCGGAACGATACCCCATCAAGCCGCCGAAAAAGGCCAAGCCCATCCGGCGCGGCGCCGCTTATGTGGCGATCCACAAAGGCGAAGTCCTGCTGCAGCGGCGGCCGGACAAGGGCCTGCTCGGCGGCATGGCCGGCCTGCCGACCAGCGACTGGGTGGAAGGCGAATGGTCTGATCCGTCCCCGCCGTTCAAGGCGAACTGGGAAGAGATCGGAGACGTCCGCCACGTGTTCACACATTTCGATCTGCGCCTCACCGTACAGCGGGCGGACCTGCCGCGCCGCCCGAAGGCGGATGGGTTCTGGGTGCCGCTGGACGAAGTGGAGGGCCTGCCCAGCGTGTTCGCCAAGGCGTTCCGGCTGGCAATCGCAGGCAAATAG
- a CDS encoding DUF779 domain-containing protein, whose protein sequence is MDGSSPTSPDVPQRVTATEAARRLIAEIRQDYPEILFHQSGGCCDGSSPMCYPADDFKVGERDVKLGEIDGVPVYISASQFEAWKHTQLILDVVPGRGGMFSLDNGREQRFLTRGRVFDEGELAALGDTPG, encoded by the coding sequence ATGGACGGATCGTCCCCGACTTCGCCTGATGTGCCCCAACGCGTGACCGCGACGGAAGCCGCGCGCCGCCTGATTGCGGAAATCCGGCAGGATTATCCGGAGATCCTGTTCCATCAGTCCGGCGGATGCTGCGACGGCTCCAGCCCGATGTGCTACCCGGCGGACGACTTCAAGGTTGGCGAACGGGACGTGAAGCTTGGCGAGATCGACGGCGTGCCGGTCTATATCTCCGCCAGCCAGTTCGAGGCCTGGAAACATACGCAGCTGATCCTGGATGTGGTGCCGGGGCGCGGCGGCATGTTCTCACTGGATAATGGGCGCGAGCAGCGCTTCCTGACGCGCGGCCGTGTCTTCGATGAGGGGGAACTTGCCGCGCTTGGCGATACGCCCGGCTGA
- a CDS encoding GAF domain-containing protein, with amino-acid sequence MERDDPPVGHAEKVRSVALSRSAAAQSSLAASWARSMKTYGLEPDTPGNSDARLEQTEIHQRRDGLGRILATSAPVMDRLYASLGLAGCSVFLSDTEGVVIDHRMADSDGALFRAAGLCEGGVWSEAVQGTNGIGTCIAEKRAVTIYRDQHFHDRNTVMSCMGAPVFDEHGGIAAVLDVSSCRDDLTQPFATLIAQTVTDAARQIEADHFQSAFSSRRILRGSGDGQKGAVLLAVDGDDLVVGATRAARAIYGLGQDNRIDPRPAGDLFGDSEQRGVGLESAERRELRRAIARANGNMTAAARALGISRATLYRRMDQLGLSRD; translated from the coding sequence ATGGAACGGGATGATCCGCCGGTTGGGCACGCCGAAAAGGTGCGCTCAGTGGCTCTGTCGCGGAGTGCGGCGGCGCAGTCGAGCCTTGCTGCCTCATGGGCGCGCTCGATGAAGACCTATGGCCTGGAACCGGACACCCCCGGCAATTCAGATGCGCGGCTGGAACAGACCGAAATCCACCAGCGCCGCGACGGCCTTGGCCGGATCCTCGCCACCTCCGCGCCTGTGATGGACCGCCTTTATGCAAGTCTCGGCCTGGCCGGGTGCAGCGTGTTCCTCTCCGATACCGAAGGCGTGGTTATCGATCACCGCATGGCGGATTCCGATGGCGCGCTGTTCCGCGCGGCGGGCCTCTGCGAAGGCGGTGTCTGGTCTGAAGCGGTGCAGGGCACGAACGGCATCGGCACCTGCATCGCAGAGAAGCGCGCGGTCACGATCTATCGCGATCAGCACTTCCATGACCGCAACACGGTGATGAGCTGTATGGGTGCGCCGGTGTTCGACGAGCATGGCGGGATCGCCGCTGTGCTGGATGTATCGTCCTGCCGGGATGACCTGACCCAGCCCTTCGCGACCCTGATCGCGCAGACCGTGACCGACGCGGCCCGCCAGATCGAAGCCGATCACTTCCAGAGTGCCTTTTCCAGCCGGCGCATCCTGCGCGGATCCGGAGACGGGCAGAAAGGTGCTGTGCTGCTGGCCGTCGACGGCGACGATCTGGTTGTCGGGGCCACCCGCGCCGCCCGGGCGATTTATGGTCTGGGCCAGGATAACCGGATCGATCCGCGCCCGGCCGGGGATCTGTTCGGGGATTCGGAACAACGCGGTGTCGGCCTTGAGAGTGCAGAGCGCCGCGAACTGCGCCGGGCCATCGCCCGGGCCAATGGTAACATGACGGCTGCCGCCCGCGCCCTCGGCATCAGCCGGGCGACGCTTTACCGCCGGATGGACCAGTTGGGCCTCTCCCGCGACTGA
- a CDS encoding DNA methyltransferase: MELQKNVIMQGDCIDILSRLPDRSVDLVFADPPYNLQLGGGLTRPDQSTVDGVDDDWDKFDSFDAYDLFCHQWLEECRRVLKDDGAIWVIGSYHNIFRVGAILQDQGFWIQNDVIWLKSNPMPNFKGTRFQNAHETLIWAGKSEQSKCTFNYDALKVFNEDKQMRSDWMIPLCTGGERLKDEAGKKAHPTQKPEGLLHRVLLATTNPGDVVLDPFSGTGTTAAAAKRLGRNYIGIERDETYARLSRARLKSIEPINGEDLETERSKKSLPRVPFGALLESGWLKPGDRLFSPQRRYQARIRVDGSLTTGNHSGSIHRLGAHVQQAPACNGWTYWHYETEKRDLAPIDLLRRRYREEMGLN, from the coding sequence ATGGAATTGCAAAAGAACGTCATCATGCAGGGCGACTGCATCGATATCCTCTCCCGCCTGCCGGACCGGTCGGTGGACCTCGTCTTTGCGGACCCGCCCTACAACCTCCAGCTTGGCGGCGGCCTGACCCGTCCGGACCAGTCGACCGTCGATGGCGTGGACGATGACTGGGACAAGTTCGACAGTTTCGACGCCTATGACCTGTTCTGCCATCAATGGCTGGAAGAATGCCGCCGCGTCCTCAAGGATGATGGCGCGATCTGGGTGATCGGCTCGTATCACAACATCTTCCGCGTCGGCGCGATCCTTCAGGATCAGGGCTTCTGGATCCAGAATGACGTAATCTGGCTGAAGTCGAACCCGATGCCGAACTTCAAGGGCACCCGTTTCCAGAATGCCCACGAAACGCTGATCTGGGCCGGCAAGTCCGAACAGTCGAAATGCACGTTCAACTATGACGCCCTGAAGGTCTTCAACGAAGACAAGCAGATGCGGTCCGACTGGATGATCCCGCTCTGCACCGGCGGCGAGCGCCTGAAAGATGAAGCTGGCAAGAAAGCCCACCCGACGCAGAAGCCGGAAGGCCTGCTGCACCGTGTGCTGCTGGCAACGACCAATCCCGGTGACGTCGTGCTGGATCCGTTCTCCGGCACCGGCACGACCGCCGCCGCCGCCAAACGCCTTGGCCGCAACTATATCGGCATCGAGCGCGACGAGACCTATGCGCGCCTGTCGCGTGCACGCCTCAAATCCATCGAGCCGATCAATGGCGAAGACCTCGAAACCGAGCGCAGCAAGAAGTCGCTGCCGCGCGTGCCGTTCGGGGCCCTGCTGGAAAGCGGCTGGCTGAAGCCGGGCGACCGCCTGTTCAGCCCGCAGCGCCGCTATCAGGCGCGTATCCGGGTCGACGGGTCGCTGACGACGGGCAACCATTCCGGTTCGATCCATCGCCTCGGCGCGCATGTCCAGCAGGCCCCGGCCTGCAATGGCTGGACCTATTGGCACTATGAGACCGAAAAGCGCGACCTGGCGCCGATCGACCTGCTGCGCCGGCGCTACCGCGAAGAAATGGGCCTGAACTAG
- a CDS encoding DciA family protein: MVTRSSIDPIEEARARVRLRYMRGRAATPGMSKVGVAAERLTRKSGAKKQPPIQVLKRRWREIAGEQLYKFCRPERLSGGKDGRVLTLRVLPQAAPMVQHQSETIRQRVSVAAGGDVVSIKLVQGALTTTETVKPRRVIRPLTPKERADLEASTAGIQDKGLRQAIVALGAAMLTADNPRTIRD; this comes from the coding sequence ATGGTGACCAGATCAAGCATCGATCCCATCGAGGAAGCCCGTGCGCGGGTGCGCCTGCGCTATATGCGGGGCCGGGCAGCCACGCCGGGCATGTCAAAAGTGGGTGTGGCGGCTGAACGCCTGACCCGCAAGTCCGGTGCGAAAAAACAGCCGCCGATCCAGGTCCTGAAACGCCGCTGGCGCGAGATCGCGGGCGAGCAGCTCTACAAATTCTGCCGCCCCGAACGCCTCAGCGGCGGCAAGGATGGCCGGGTGCTGACTCTGCGCGTCCTGCCCCAGGCCGCACCGATGGTTCAGCACCAGTCTGAGACCATCCGCCAGCGCGTCTCCGTCGCGGCAGGCGGCGATGTGGTCTCGATCAAACTGGTACAGGGCGCCCTGACGACCACCGAAACCGTCAAGCCGCGCCGCGTCATCCGCCCGCTGACCCCAAAAGAGCGCGCTGACCTCGAAGCGAGCACGGCCGGCATTCAGGACAAAGGGCTGCGACAGGCAATTGTTGCCCTCGGCGCAGCCATGCTAACCGCTGATAACCCAAGGACCATACGGGATTGA